Proteins encoded within one genomic window of Gloeocapsa sp. PCC 73106:
- a CDS encoding anthranilate phosphoribosyltransferase family protein — protein sequence MSEEFRELLKKVGSGQHTKKDLSRTEAATAMKLMLEQKATPAQIGAFLIAHRIKRPTGAELAGMLDTYEELGPILTPLPDHFPPVAVFGIPYDGRSRTAPVTPITALILATAGIPTLMHGGDIMPTKYGIPLIDIWSGLGLDFTGLSLEQAQAMLINTGFTFIYTSKHFPQAQDLVPYRDQIGKRPPLATLELIWSPYRGKSLLIAGYVHPPTENTIKEAFNLRGQDHYLLVKGLEGSCDLRLSQTTIISASSPDLEKGFSYLKLSAREYNLGGHEILLESKEQLLSQTEAILQGKETELMSAAIWNGGFYLWRCGVCPDVATGINRGRDLLVSGQVAEKYEQIRDYLRSS from the coding sequence ATGAGTGAAGAATTTCGAGAATTACTCAAAAAAGTAGGAAGTGGTCAACACACTAAAAAAGATTTAAGCCGTACAGAAGCTGCTACAGCGATGAAGCTCATGTTGGAGCAAAAGGCTACTCCTGCTCAGATTGGGGCATTTTTAATCGCTCACCGTATCAAACGACCCACAGGCGCAGAATTAGCGGGTATGCTCGATACCTATGAGGAATTAGGACCAATATTAACCCCTTTGCCTGATCATTTTCCTCCTGTAGCTGTATTTGGTATTCCCTACGATGGACGCTCTCGCACTGCTCCTGTGACACCGATTACTGCTCTAATTCTAGCCACTGCAGGTATTCCCACACTCATGCACGGTGGGGATATTATGCCTACTAAATATGGTATTCCTTTAATCGATATTTGGTCTGGTTTGGGTTTGGATTTTACAGGGTTATCTTTAGAACAAGCTCAAGCTATGTTAATCAATACAGGTTTTACTTTTATTTATACCTCTAAACACTTTCCTCAAGCTCAAGATTTGGTACCCTATCGAGATCAGATTGGCAAGCGTCCACCTCTAGCTACTCTGGAGTTAATTTGGTCTCCCTATCGGGGTAAAAGTCTGTTGATTGCAGGTTATGTTCATCCTCCCACAGAAAACACTATCAAAGAGGCTTTTAATCTAAGAGGACAAGATCATTATCTCCTGGTTAAGGGTTTAGAGGGGAGTTGTGATTTGCGCCTGTCTCAAACTACTATTATTAGTGCTAGTTCTCCAGATCTAGAAAAGGGTTTTAGTTATCTCAAGTTGTCTGCCAGGGAATATAATCTGGGTGGTCACGAGATTCTGCTAGAATCCAAGGAACAATTGTTATCTCAAACTGAAGCGATTTTACAGGGTAAAGAAACGGAATTAATGTCCGCGGCTATTTGGAACGGTGGTTTTTATCTCTGGCGCTGTGGTGTTTGTCCCGATGTAGCTACGGGTATCAATCGAGGGAGAGATTTACTAGTTAGTGGACAAGTAGCCGAGAAATATGAGCAAATTCGCGATTATCTTAGAAGTAGTTAG
- the lspA gene encoding signal peptidase II, translating to MKQNKFFWLVALTGLILDQVTKYLVVQAFREVGTSLPLWENVFHLTYVINTGAAFSFFQGGVGWLRWLSLFVSLGLIYWGLVAPRLLIQEQLAYGFILAGALGNGIDRFLFGYVVDFLDFRLINFPVFNLADVFINIGIFLLLILAFFPKHRR from the coding sequence ATGAAGCAAAATAAGTTTTTTTGGTTAGTTGCTCTGACTGGTTTGATTTTAGATCAAGTAACAAAATATTTGGTTGTGCAAGCTTTTAGAGAAGTTGGCACTAGTCTACCTCTGTGGGAGAATGTTTTTCACTTGACTTATGTGATTAATACCGGGGCTGCGTTTAGTTTTTTTCAAGGTGGTGTCGGGTGGTTACGCTGGTTGTCTTTGTTCGTGAGTTTAGGTTTGATTTATTGGGGTTTAGTGGCTCCTAGACTGTTAATTCAGGAACAATTAGCCTATGGCTTTATTTTGGCTGGTGCTTTGGGAAATGGAATCGATCGCTTTTTATTTGGTTATGTAGTTGATTTTCTCGATTTCCGTCTCATTAATTTTCCTGTGTTTAATTTAGCTGATGTTTTCATTAATATTGGTATATTTTTGCTATTAATCCTGGCTTTTTTCCCTAAACACAGGAGGTGA
- a CDS encoding Gfo/Idh/MocA family protein, with translation MNQVKTLKIGVVGTGFGEKVHIPGFKHHPQTEVIAVYNRNLDKAKAIAQTHQIPHPCDRLEDLLSLPDLDAVSLATPPFLHYEMGKQILKAQKHLLLEKPTTLKTSEVTELYDLARENQLIAIPDFEFRFVPAWQLLAEYLQQEYVGKKYLIKIDWLVGGRSNPQRAWNWYSQAAKGGGVLGAVGSHSFDYINWLFGPVQRLCSYLTYAITQRPDPLSNGVLKPVDSDDTNLIMLELVDGTPCQISLSSVTNHGRGHWLEIYGEKGTLILGSSNQKDYVHGFRLWAGSPDTPLTEIEIPKRLAFPEVFTDGRIAPFIRVVNTWVEAIAQHSQPVPSLQEGIYSRLLMDLTLQSQQERGWVEVKK, from the coding sequence ATGAATCAAGTTAAAACACTCAAAATAGGCGTAGTCGGGACGGGTTTCGGGGAAAAAGTACATATTCCGGGGTTTAAACATCATCCCCAAACCGAGGTAATCGCCGTCTATAATCGCAATCTAGATAAAGCTAAAGCGATCGCTCAAACTCACCAGATTCCCCATCCCTGCGATCGCCTCGAGGATCTTCTCTCTCTTCCAGATTTGGACGCAGTCAGTCTAGCGACTCCTCCCTTTTTACACTATGAAATGGGAAAACAAATCCTCAAAGCCCAAAAACATCTACTTCTAGAAAAACCCACAACTCTAAAAACCTCAGAAGTAACCGAACTCTACGATTTAGCTAGAGAAAATCAACTGATCGCTATCCCTGACTTTGAATTTCGCTTCGTTCCCGCTTGGCAATTACTCGCTGAATATTTACAACAAGAATACGTAGGCAAAAAATACCTAATTAAAATAGACTGGCTAGTGGGGGGTCGCTCTAATCCTCAACGTGCCTGGAATTGGTACTCCCAAGCCGCTAAAGGAGGAGGAGTACTAGGTGCCGTAGGTTCCCATAGTTTTGACTATATTAACTGGTTATTTGGTCCGGTGCAACGTCTCTGTAGTTATCTCACCTACGCCATTACACAACGTCCTGATCCCCTCAGTAACGGTGTATTGAAACCAGTAGACTCCGATGATACTAATTTAATCATGCTCGAGTTAGTCGACGGTACCCCCTGTCAAATCTCTCTCTCTTCGGTAACTAATCACGGTAGGGGACATTGGTTAGAAATCTATGGGGAAAAAGGTACTCTGATCCTCGGGAGTAGTAATCAGAAAGATTATGTTCACGGCTTTCGTCTTTGGGCTGGATCCCCTGATACCCCCCTAACCGAGATAGAAATACCCAAACGTCTCGCTTTTCCTGAAGTATTTACCGACGGACGTATAGCACCCTTTATTAGGGTAGTAAACACCTGGGTAGAAGCGATCGCTCAACATAGTCAACCTGTACCTTCTTTGCAAGAGGGGATCTATTCCCGCTTATTGATGGATTTAACTCTTCAATCCCAGCAAGAGCGAGGGTGGGTAGAAGTTAAGAAATAA